The following coding sequences are from one Eptesicus fuscus isolate TK198812 chromosome 7, DD_ASM_mEF_20220401, whole genome shotgun sequence window:
- the LOC129149782 gene encoding retinol dehydrogenase 16-like isoform X1, with amino-acid sequence MWLYLAILVGLYYLLRWYRERQVVSHLRDKYVFITGCDSGFGNLLARQLDLRGLRVLAACLTEKGAEQLRVKTSDRLETVILDVTSTESIAAATQWVKERTGDRGLWGLVNNAGISVPTAPNEWLTKQDFVKILNVNLLGVIEVTLSLLPLVRKAKGRVVNVSSVFGRVALISGGYCISKYGVEAFSDSLRRELSHFGVKVAIIEPGYFKTFVTSTPVLSKNFQEAWDKASPEVKEAYGERFLAYSLKTTKLLHKICTQDLSLVTNCMEHALTSCHPRTRYSPGWDAKLIYLPMSYMPTFLVDAVVNWSNPRPSKAM; translated from the exons ATGTGGCTGTACCTGGCAATCCTTGTGGGCCTGTACTACCTTCTGCGCTGGTACCGGGAGAGGCAGGTGGTGAGCCACCTCCGGGACAAGTATGTCTTCATCACGGGCTGTGACTCGGGCTTCGGGAACCTGCTGGCCAGGCAGCTGGACCTCCGAGGCTTGAGGGTGCTGGCTGCATGTCTGACAGAAAAGGGGGCCGAGCAGCTGAGGGTCAAGACGTCAGACAGGCTGGAGACGGTGATCCTGGATGTGACCAGCACAGAGAGCATCGCTGCGGCCACCCAGTGGGTGAAGGAGCGCACGGGGGACAGAG GACTCTGGGGCCTGGTGAATAATGCTGGCATCTCTGTGCCCACGGCACCCAATGAGTGGCTGACCAAACAAGACTTCGTAAAGATACTCAACGTGAACCTGTTGGGGGTGATCGAGGTGACCCTGAGTCTGCTGCCCCTGGTGAGGAAGGCAAAGGGCCGAGTGGTCAATGTCTCCAGCGTCTTCGGTCGTGTAGCCTTGATTAGTGGGGGCTACTGCATCTCTAAGTACGGCGTCGAGGCCTTCTCGGACTCCCTCAG GAGGGAGCTCTCCCACTTTGGGGTGAAAGTGGCTATCATTGAGCCCGGTTACTTCAAGACTTTTGTGACCAGTACTCCGGTGCTTTCTAAGAACTTCCAAGAGGCATGGGATAAGGCCAGCCCAGAGGTCAAGGAGGCCTATGGGGAGAGGTTTCTGGCATACA GCCTGAAAACAACTAAATTGTTGCATAAAATATGCACACAGGATCTGTCCTTGGTGACGAACTGCATGGAACATGCTCTGACCTCCTGCCATCCCCGCACCAGATACTCACCTGGCTGGGATGCCAAGCTCATCTACCTTCCCATGAGCTACATGCCCACCTTCCTGGTGGATGCCGTGGTCAACTGGAGTAACCCAAGACCTTCTAAGGCCATGTGA
- the LOC129149782 gene encoding retinol dehydrogenase 16-like isoform X2: MWLYLAILVGLYYLLRWYRERQVVSHLRDKYVFITGCDSGFGNLLARQLDLRGLRVLAACLTEKGAEQLRVKTSDRLETVILDVTSTESIAAATQWVKERTGDRGLWGLVNNAGISVPTAPNEWLTKQDFVKILNVNLLGVIEVTLSLLPLVRKAKGRVVNVSSVFGRVALISGGYCISKYGVEAFSDSLRRELSHFGVKVAIIEPGYFKTFVTSTPVLSKNFQEAWDKASPEVKEAYGERFLAYRSVLGDELHGTCSDLLPSPHQILTWLGCQAHLPSHELHAHLPGGCRGQLE, translated from the exons ATGTGGCTGTACCTGGCAATCCTTGTGGGCCTGTACTACCTTCTGCGCTGGTACCGGGAGAGGCAGGTGGTGAGCCACCTCCGGGACAAGTATGTCTTCATCACGGGCTGTGACTCGGGCTTCGGGAACCTGCTGGCCAGGCAGCTGGACCTCCGAGGCTTGAGGGTGCTGGCTGCATGTCTGACAGAAAAGGGGGCCGAGCAGCTGAGGGTCAAGACGTCAGACAGGCTGGAGACGGTGATCCTGGATGTGACCAGCACAGAGAGCATCGCTGCGGCCACCCAGTGGGTGAAGGAGCGCACGGGGGACAGAG GACTCTGGGGCCTGGTGAATAATGCTGGCATCTCTGTGCCCACGGCACCCAATGAGTGGCTGACCAAACAAGACTTCGTAAAGATACTCAACGTGAACCTGTTGGGGGTGATCGAGGTGACCCTGAGTCTGCTGCCCCTGGTGAGGAAGGCAAAGGGCCGAGTGGTCAATGTCTCCAGCGTCTTCGGTCGTGTAGCCTTGATTAGTGGGGGCTACTGCATCTCTAAGTACGGCGTCGAGGCCTTCTCGGACTCCCTCAG GAGGGAGCTCTCCCACTTTGGGGTGAAAGTGGCTATCATTGAGCCCGGTTACTTCAAGACTTTTGTGACCAGTACTCCGGTGCTTTCTAAGAACTTCCAAGAGGCATGGGATAAGGCCAGCCCAGAGGTCAAGGAGGCCTATGGGGAGAGGTTTCTGGCATACA GATCTGTCCTTGGTGACGAACTGCATGGAACATGCTCTGACCTCCTGCCATCCCCGCACCAGATACTCACCTGGCTGGGATGCCAAGCTCATCTACCTTCCCATGAGCTACATGCCCACCTTCCTGGTGGATGCCGTGGTCAACTGGAGTAA
- the LOC129149782 gene encoding retinol dehydrogenase 16-like isoform X3 — protein sequence MSDRKGGRAAEGQDVRQAGDGDPGCDQHREHRCGHPVGEGAHGGQRRELSHFGVKVAIIEPGYFKTFVTSTPVLSKNFQEAWDKASPEVKEAYGERFLAYSLKTTKLLHKICTQDLSLVTNCMEHALTSCHPRTRYSPGWDAKLIYLPMSYMPTFLVDAVVNWSNPRPSKAM from the exons ATGTCTGACAGAAAAGGGGGCCGAGCAGCTGAGGGTCAAGACGTCAGACAGGCTGGAGACGGTGATCCTGGATGTGACCAGCACAGAGAGCATCGCTGCGGCCACCCAGTGGGTGAAGGAGCGCACGGGGGACAGAG GAGGGAGCTCTCCCACTTTGGGGTGAAAGTGGCTATCATTGAGCCCGGTTACTTCAAGACTTTTGTGACCAGTACTCCGGTGCTTTCTAAGAACTTCCAAGAGGCATGGGATAAGGCCAGCCCAGAGGTCAAGGAGGCCTATGGGGAGAGGTTTCTGGCATACA GCCTGAAAACAACTAAATTGTTGCATAAAATATGCACACAGGATCTGTCCTTGGTGACGAACTGCATGGAACATGCTCTGACCTCCTGCCATCCCCGCACCAGATACTCACCTGGCTGGGATGCCAAGCTCATCTACCTTCCCATGAGCTACATGCCCACCTTCCTGGTGGATGCCGTGGTCAACTGGAGTAACCCAAGACCTTCTAAGGCCATGTGA